Within Actinoplanes sp. L3-i22, the genomic segment GTGCTCGACCTGCAACAGCTGCCGCTCTCCGGCGGCGAGGACGAGATCAAGTGTCCCAGCCACGTTTCCATCATCGTGGCGTGACGTAGTGGCCGCCGGTGCGCTCGCCGCGCCGGCGGCCCCTGCCGCGCCCGGATCGGAGGTGACCACATGCTCGACACACCCGCCCATCCGCCGCTGCGGCGCAACCGCGACTTCCGGCTGATCTGGCTCGGCGGCGTCCTGGCCGGGCTCGGCTCGATGATCGGCAACCTGGCCATGCCGCTGCTGGTGCTGCACGAGACCGGCTCACCGGCGAAGGCCGGGCTGCTCGGCACGGTGTCGGCGGTGACGGTGCTGATCGTCATCATCCCGGCCGGCTCGATCGTCGACGCGACCGAACGGCGCCGGCTGATGATCCGCTGCCAGGTGGCCGGCTCGCTGATCGCCGCGGTGATCGCGGTGTTCGTCCTCGCCGGGCATCCGGTGCTGGTCCTGCTGCTGATCGCCACCGCCGTGGTGAGCGTGCTGGGCAGCCTCTACACGCCGGCGTCCAGCGCCCTGCTGCGCGACGCCGTGCCGGCCGGCCAGCTCGGCCTGGCGATCTCCCGGCTGCAGGCCCGGACCGCGGCGCTGCAGATCGCCGGCCCGCTGATCGGCGGGGCGCTGTTCAGCCTCGCGCCGGCGCTGCCGTTCGGCGTCCGCGCGCTCGCGCTGCTGGGGTCGGTCGTCTGCCTGCTCCTGCTGCGGACCCGCTCGGCGCCCGGGCCGGCCGACGGCAGCCCGATGACGCTGGGCAGCCTGACCGCCGGGTTCCGGTTCGTCTGGGGGCACCGCTACCTGCGGGTCGTCCTGTTCGTCTACGGCGCCGGCCTGACCGCCGTCTACAGCGCCGTAATGCTGGTGGCGATCAGCGCCAGCGCGGAGCGGGATCCGAGCGGACGCTCCAGCGGCCTGCTGGTCGCGGTGGTCGCGGTCGGCTCGCTCGCCGGGGCGCTGCTGGCGCCCCGCCTGGGCACCCCGCGGCATCCGCGGCTGCTGACCGTGCTCAGTTGCTGGGCGTTCGCGGCGGCGATCCCGGTGCTGGCGCTGCTGACCCGGCCGGCCGCGATGGGCGCGGTGCTCGGCGCCGCGATGTTCCTGTCCGCGATCGGCAACGTGGCCTTCGAGACCGAGATGATCCGGCTCACCCCGTCCGACCTGATCGGCCGGGCCGAGGCGGGCGCCATCTTCATCTCGCTGCTGGCCCAGCCGCTGGGTCCGCTCGGCGGCGGCCTGCTGGTCGAGAACCTCGGCTCCCGGCCCGCTTTCGTTCTGCTCGGTGGTGTGGTCGCCGTGCTGGCCACCCTGCTCACGGTGTTCCTGATACCTCGAACCCGGTCAATATAGCGACTGACGCGGGCCCCGGAGCGTGGCTAGCCTGCCGGGGTGAACGAGGACACCGAGACGCAGGTTCGGCTGCTGGGTCCGGTCGACATCGTGCTGGGCGGCATCGATCAGCAGGTCAGCGGGCTGCGCCGGAAGGCGCTGCTGGCCGTGCTCGCCCTCCACCACCGCCAGGTGGTCGCCACCGATCAGCTCGTCGACATCGTCTGGGGCGAGGCCGCCGGATCGGTGAGCGTCAACACCGTGCAGCGGCACATCTCGTACCTGCGGGCGCTGCTGGGCGGGCGGCGGGCGGTCGTCGCCCGGCCGCCGGGCTACCTGCTGGCGCTGCCGCCCGGGGCGGTCGACGCCGGGCTCGCCGACGAGCTGGTCGACCAGGCCGGCCGGGCGGACGCGCCGGCCGACCGGGCCCGGCTCGCCGAGCGGGCACGCCGGCTGTGGCGCGGCGAACCGCTGGGCGGGGTCACCGACATCGCCTGGCTCGGGGACGCCGCCCAGCGCCTGAGCGGGCTGTTCCTGCGCGCCACCCACATCCTGATGGACGCCCGGCTGGCGCTGGGTGAGCACGCCGGCGTGCTGCCCGAGCTGGACCGGCTGGCGGCCGGCAATCCGCTGGACGAGCGCCTGCAGAGCCAGCTCATCCTGGCGCTCTACCGCAGCGGCCGGCAGGCCGACGCGCTGGACCGCTACCGGCGGCTGCGCCACACGCTCGCCGAGGAGCTGGGCATCCTGCCCAGCGGCGAACTGCGCGAGCTGGAGACGGCGATCCTGCGCCAGGATCCGGCGCTGGCGCCGCCGCGGCCGGCCGTCGCCGTCCGGCCCGCCCCGAGCGCACCGCAGCCGCCCCGGCCGGGCCTGGTCCGGCTCACCGGCACGCCCGTGGTGGGCCGGGCCGGCGAGCTGGCCACGGTCCGGGCCGCGGTCGAGTCGGTGGCCCGCGGCCACGGGGGCGCGATCTTCGTGCTCGGCGAACCCGGGATCGGCAAGAGCCGCCTGGCCACCGAGGCGGCCGGGCTGGCCGAGCGGGCCGGGCTCACCGTGCTGCGCGGCCGGTCCGCGACCCCGGAGGCCCAGTTCCGCGCGCTGGCCGAGG encodes:
- a CDS encoding MFS transporter gives rise to the protein MLDTPAHPPLRRNRDFRLIWLGGVLAGLGSMIGNLAMPLLVLHETGSPAKAGLLGTVSAVTVLIVIIPAGSIVDATERRRLMIRCQVAGSLIAAVIAVFVLAGHPVLVLLLIATAVVSVLGSLYTPASSALLRDAVPAGQLGLAISRLQARTAALQIAGPLIGGALFSLAPALPFGVRALALLGSVVCLLLLRTRSAPGPADGSPMTLGSLTAGFRFVWGHRYLRVVLFVYGAGLTAVYSAVMLVAISASAERDPSGRSSGLLVAVVAVGSLAGALLAPRLGTPRHPRLLTVLSCWAFAAAIPVLALLTRPAAMGAVLGAAMFLSAIGNVAFETEMIRLTPSDLIGRAEAGAIFISLLAQPLGPLGGGLLVENLGSRPAFVLLGGVVAVLATLLTVFLIPRTRSI